One genomic window of Actinoplanes lobatus includes the following:
- a CDS encoding DEAD/DEAH box helicase, with product MTSPAENYAASRRRAARVATYPALEDFMLDVGFDLDDFQRESCQVLERGSGVLVCAPTGAGKTVVGEFAVHLALRSGERKCFYTTPIKALSNQKYHDLVARHGADKVGLLTGDNAINGDAPVVVMTTEVLRNMLYSGSDQLRNLAYVVMDEVHYLADRFRGAVWEEVIIHLPLSVTLVSLSATVSNYEEFADWLVTVRGQTEVVVSEHRPVPLWQHMLVGRRMFDLFHDADAARKHDVHPELLRYTREMDRRLEFTDRASSGWRGGRGKRWQPPPRAEVVDRLERGGLLPAILFIFSRAGCDAAVKQCLDAGLRLTDPEERAEIRRIVSAKVAAIPSEDLSVLGYWEWLDGLERGVAAHHAGMLPAFKEAVEECFVKGLVKAVFATETLALGINMPARCVVLERLVKFNGEAHVDLTPGEYTQLTGRAGRRGIDVEGHAVVLWSPDVDPRHVAGLASTRTYPLRSSFRPSYNMAVNLVGSVGAEKSRELLESSFAQFQADRSVVGLARQVQRNVETMETYSADAACHHGDFDEYFGIRVAIADREKSLSRQGVQQRRSAAVDSLERLRTGDVIRVPQGRRAGLAVVIEPATGGFGEPRPLVLTQDRWAGRVSPGDFGGQVEVLARVRVPKNFNHRSPGARRDLAAQVSATGLDRHPDRRRGGRSRANPGEDAEIGLLKVRMRQHPCHACPEREDHARWAERRHRLHRDTETLRAKVSGRTGSLARTFDQVCAVLTARGYLSSDGEVTEAGRMLGRIWSEADLLVAECLRQDVWEGLAPDELAAAVSMVLYESRREGEDRASVPKGPVSGAVDACAKLWGEIAADESEHGLSLTREPDAGFVWPMYRWARGEPLARVLASGSNDADMPAGDFVRWARQVLDLLGQVKDASAASPSVRETARKAISAVNRGVLALQSAL from the coding sequence ATGACTAGTCCCGCCGAGAACTACGCGGCATCCCGACGGCGGGCGGCGCGGGTCGCCACCTATCCGGCCCTCGAGGATTTCATGCTCGACGTCGGCTTCGACCTGGACGACTTCCAGCGCGAGTCCTGCCAGGTGCTGGAGCGTGGCAGCGGGGTCCTGGTCTGCGCTCCGACCGGCGCCGGCAAGACCGTGGTCGGCGAGTTCGCGGTGCACCTGGCCCTGCGCTCGGGGGAGCGCAAGTGCTTCTACACGACACCGATCAAGGCGCTGTCCAATCAGAAATACCACGATCTCGTGGCCCGCCACGGTGCCGACAAGGTCGGCCTGCTGACCGGCGACAACGCGATCAACGGGGACGCGCCGGTGGTGGTGATGACCACCGAGGTGCTGCGCAACATGCTCTACTCCGGCTCCGACCAGCTGCGCAATCTGGCCTATGTGGTGATGGACGAGGTGCACTACCTCGCCGACCGGTTCCGGGGCGCGGTCTGGGAAGAGGTGATCATCCACCTCCCGTTGTCGGTCACCCTGGTCTCGCTGTCCGCGACGGTCAGCAACTACGAGGAGTTCGCCGACTGGCTGGTCACCGTCCGGGGGCAGACCGAGGTGGTGGTCAGCGAGCACCGGCCGGTGCCGCTCTGGCAGCACATGCTGGTCGGCCGGCGGATGTTCGACCTGTTCCACGACGCCGACGCGGCCCGCAAGCACGATGTGCATCCCGAGCTGCTGCGCTACACCCGCGAGATGGACCGGCGGCTCGAGTTCACCGACCGGGCGAGCAGCGGCTGGCGGGGCGGGCGCGGCAAGCGCTGGCAGCCACCGCCCCGGGCCGAGGTCGTCGACCGCCTGGAGCGGGGCGGCCTGCTGCCGGCGATCCTGTTCATCTTCAGCCGGGCCGGCTGTGACGCGGCGGTCAAGCAGTGCCTCGACGCCGGGCTGCGGCTCACCGACCCGGAGGAGCGGGCCGAGATCCGCCGGATCGTGTCGGCCAAGGTGGCCGCCATCCCGTCCGAGGACCTGTCGGTCCTGGGCTACTGGGAGTGGCTCGACGGCCTGGAGCGCGGCGTCGCCGCCCACCACGCCGGCATGCTTCCCGCCTTCAAGGAGGCGGTCGAGGAGTGCTTCGTCAAGGGCCTGGTCAAGGCGGTGTTCGCCACCGAGACGCTGGCGCTGGGCATCAACATGCCGGCCCGCTGCGTGGTGCTGGAGCGCCTGGTCAAGTTCAACGGCGAGGCGCACGTCGACCTCACCCCGGGGGAGTACACGCAGTTGACCGGCCGGGCCGGGCGCCGCGGCATCGACGTCGAGGGCCATGCCGTGGTGCTGTGGAGCCCCGACGTGGACCCGCGTCACGTGGCCGGGCTCGCCTCCACGCGGACCTATCCGTTGCGGTCGTCGTTCCGGCCGTCGTACAACATGGCGGTCAACCTGGTCGGCTCGGTCGGCGCGGAGAAGTCCCGGGAGCTGCTGGAGTCGTCGTTCGCCCAGTTCCAGGCGGACCGGTCGGTGGTCGGCCTGGCCCGGCAGGTGCAGCGCAACGTCGAGACCATGGAGACGTATTCCGCGGACGCCGCCTGCCACCACGGCGACTTCGACGAGTATTTCGGGATCCGGGTGGCCATCGCCGACCGGGAGAAGTCGCTGTCGCGCCAGGGCGTCCAGCAGCGCCGGTCGGCGGCCGTCGACTCGCTGGAGCGGCTGCGGACCGGCGACGTGATCCGGGTGCCGCAGGGCCGCCGGGCCGGGCTGGCCGTGGTCATCGAGCCGGCGACCGGTGGGTTCGGCGAGCCGCGGCCGCTGGTGCTCACCCAGGACCGGTGGGCCGGCCGGGTCAGCCCCGGCGACTTCGGCGGACAGGTCGAGGTGCTGGCCCGGGTGCGGGTGCCGAAGAACTTCAACCACCGCTCGCCGGGCGCCCGCCGGGATCTGGCCGCCCAGGTCAGCGCCACCGGGCTGGACCGGCATCCGGACCGTCGCCGGGGCGGCCGCAGCCGCGCCAACCCGGGGGAGGACGCCGAGATCGGCCTGCTCAAGGTGAGGATGCGGCAGCACCCCTGCCACGCCTGCCCGGAGCGGGAGGACCACGCCCGCTGGGCCGAGCGGCGGCACCGCCTGCACCGCGACACCGAGACGTTGCGGGCCAAGGTGTCCGGGCGCACCGGCTCGCTCGCCCGCACGTTCGACCAGGTGTGCGCCGTCCTGACCGCCCGCGGCTATCTCTCCTCCGACGGCGAGGTGACCGAGGCCGGCCGGATGCTCGGCCGGATCTGGTCGGAGGCCGACCTGCTGGTCGCCGAGTGCCTGCGCCAGGACGTGTGGGAGGGGCTGGCCCCCGACGAGCTGGCCGCCGCCGTGTCGATGGTGCTCTACGAGTCCCGCCGTGAGGGCGAGGACCGCGCCTCGGTGCCGAAGGGCCCGGTCAGCGGCGCCGTCGACGCCTGCGCCAAGCTGTGGGGCGAGATCGCGGCCGACGAGTCGGAGCACGGGCTGTCGCTGACCCGCGAGCCCGACGCCGGCTTCGTCTGGCCGATGTACCGCTGGGCCCGCGGTGAGCCGCTGGCCCGGGTGCTGGCCAGCGGCTCCAACGACGCCGACATGCCGGCCGGCGACTTCGTCCGGTGGGCGCGCCAGGTGCTCGACCTGCTCGGCCAGGTGAAGGACGCGTCCGCCGCCTCGCCGAGCGTGCGGGAGACGGCCCGCAAGGCGATCAGCGCGGTCAACCGGGGGGTGCTCGCACTGCAGAGCGCCCTGTAG
- a CDS encoding HAD family hydrolase, with amino-acid sequence MHDVPLASNPPNRPVRPVEAVLFDFHGTLAQVEDPLTWVIAAAAACGTALDRGKATVLADRLTTAGRAGGPLPHRVPPHLAEHWADRDLYPHSHRAAYTGLAATVHTDVEGFADALYERLLLPEGWLPYPETEPTLRKLHEAGVKVAVVSNIAFDIRPLFAAWGLDGFVDGYALSYEIGRIKPDPMIFYRACGLLGVDPERALMVGDTPADAGAVNAGLATLVLPAADPGRPNGLSAVLALALAGQA; translated from the coding sequence GTGCACGACGTGCCGCTTGCCTCGAATCCTCCAAACCGTCCGGTGCGGCCCGTCGAGGCCGTGCTCTTCGACTTCCACGGCACACTCGCCCAGGTGGAGGATCCGCTGACCTGGGTGATCGCCGCGGCCGCCGCGTGCGGGACCGCACTGGACCGGGGAAAGGCGACGGTTCTGGCCGACCGTCTGACGACCGCCGGGCGGGCCGGCGGGCCGCTGCCGCACCGGGTGCCGCCGCATCTGGCCGAGCACTGGGCCGACCGCGACCTGTACCCGCACAGTCACCGCGCCGCCTACACCGGCCTGGCCGCGACCGTCCACACCGATGTCGAAGGATTCGCGGACGCCCTCTACGAGCGGCTGCTGCTCCCGGAGGGCTGGCTGCCGTACCCGGAGACCGAGCCGACGCTGCGCAAACTCCACGAGGCCGGGGTGAAGGTGGCGGTGGTCAGCAACATCGCCTTCGACATCCGGCCGCTGTTCGCCGCCTGGGGGCTGGACGGGTTCGTCGACGGTTACGCGCTGAGTTACGAGATCGGGCGGATCAAACCCGACCCGATGATCTTCTACCGGGCGTGCGGCCTGCTCGGCGTCGACCCGGAGCGGGCGCTCATGGTCGGCGACACCCCGGCCGACGCGGGCGCCGTCAACGCGGGCCTGGCCACGCTGGTGCTTCCCGCCGCCGACCCGGGCCGGCCCAACGGCCTGTCCGCAGTGCTGGCGCTGGCGCTCGCCGGTCAGGCGTAA
- a CDS encoding diacylglycerol/lipid kinase family protein, translating to MTSDFIAVLANPSAGRGRHRGLLPGVLQALGTAGHTVRLLDAGSSAEAELACHRAVADGAAAVVAVGGDGTVHRALQAVAGQEAGFGVVPAGTGNDFASAVGVPHDPLKAAEAIAGALRDQRDHRFDLARTRDARGERRWFCAVLAGGFDALVNERANRMRRPSGPRRYDLAILLELARLRARDYTVHTDGAVHHLRGEIVAVGNCPSYGGGLRIVPDADPADGLLDVIFATTLGRAALTRLKPRLRNGTHVTDPRVTVLRAREVRIEAEGIIGYADGERLGPLPVEVSCVPGAVRLLR from the coding sequence GTGACGAGCGACTTCATCGCGGTGCTGGCCAACCCCTCGGCGGGGCGTGGCCGGCACCGCGGCCTGCTTCCGGGAGTGTTGCAGGCTCTCGGGACGGCCGGGCACACGGTGCGGCTCCTGGACGCCGGCAGCAGCGCCGAGGCCGAGCTGGCCTGCCACCGGGCGGTCGCCGACGGGGCCGCCGCGGTGGTCGCGGTCGGTGGCGACGGCACGGTGCACCGGGCGCTCCAGGCGGTCGCCGGGCAGGAGGCCGGCTTCGGGGTGGTGCCGGCCGGGACGGGCAACGATTTCGCGAGCGCGGTGGGCGTACCCCATGATCCGCTGAAGGCCGCGGAGGCGATCGCCGGGGCCCTCCGTGATCAGCGGGACCACCGGTTCGATCTGGCCCGGACCCGTGACGCCCGGGGTGAGCGGCGATGGTTCTGCGCGGTCCTGGCCGGCGGATTCGACGCGCTGGTCAACGAGCGCGCCAACCGGATGCGCAGGCCCTCCGGACCGCGCCGCTACGACCTGGCGATCCTGCTGGAGCTGGCCCGGCTGAGGGCCCGCGACTACACGGTGCACACCGACGGCGCCGTCCATCATCTGCGGGGCGAGATCGTGGCGGTGGGCAACTGCCCCAGCTACGGCGGCGGCCTGCGGATCGTGCCGGACGCCGACCCGGCGGACGGCCTGCTCGACGTCATCTTCGCGACCACGCTGGGGCGCGCGGCCCTGACGCGGCTGAAGCCGCGCCTGCGCAACGGCACCCACGTCACCGATCCGCGGGTCACCGTGCTGCGGGCGCGCGAGGTGCGGATCGAGGCGGAGGGCATCATCGGGTACGCGGACGGCGAGCGTCTCGGCCCTCTGCCGGTCGAGGTGAGCTGTGTGCCGGGTGCGGTCCGGTTGCTCCGCTGA
- the tatC gene encoding twin-arginine translocase subunit TatC, whose translation MDLSLRKNKGPSKFQQAADGSMTLIEHVRELRNRLFWASLGIVVGLIVGFILANWAFDVLSGPYCALDTSWVLNAQGEKQCMFLTLGATDSLIIRLKIALWLGLIIGAPVWLYQLWAFIAPGLHRHERKWAYVFVAIAAPLFLGGAVLAYLVVEHSLAFIMEAGVLQESQQLEVTAYIGFVTTMILLFGVAFEFPLVLLMLNFTGVVSARRLLSWWRTVVFLSFAFAAIATPDPGPFGMTLLAACMSLLYFIAVGVAFLYDRRKGRGREIYAGLDDDAISPLEEERVPVGASDPIESPTSIDAPAPVEKPMPIERRFDDMT comes from the coding sequence ATGGACCTGAGCCTTCGGAAGAACAAGGGACCCAGTAAGTTCCAGCAGGCCGCCGACGGCTCCATGACGCTCATCGAGCACGTCCGTGAGCTGCGGAACCGGCTCTTCTGGGCGTCACTGGGCATCGTCGTCGGCCTGATCGTCGGTTTCATCCTGGCCAACTGGGCGTTCGACGTCCTGAGCGGGCCGTACTGCGCTCTCGACACCTCGTGGGTGCTCAACGCCCAGGGCGAGAAGCAGTGCATGTTCCTCACCCTGGGCGCCACCGACTCGCTGATCATCCGGCTGAAGATCGCGCTGTGGCTCGGCCTGATCATCGGCGCGCCGGTCTGGCTGTACCAGCTGTGGGCCTTCATCGCGCCGGGCCTGCACCGGCACGAGCGCAAATGGGCGTACGTCTTCGTGGCGATCGCCGCCCCGCTGTTCCTCGGCGGCGCGGTCCTGGCCTACCTCGTGGTGGAGCACAGCCTGGCCTTCATCATGGAGGCCGGTGTCCTCCAGGAGTCCCAGCAGCTCGAGGTCACCGCCTACATCGGGTTCGTGACCACGATGATCCTGCTGTTCGGTGTGGCGTTCGAGTTCCCGCTGGTGCTGCTGATGCTGAACTTCACCGGCGTGGTCAGCGCGCGCCGGCTGCTCAGCTGGTGGCGCACGGTGGTGTTCCTGTCGTTCGCGTTCGCCGCGATCGCCACCCCGGACCCGGGGCCGTTCGGCATGACCCTGCTGGCGGCCTGCATGAGCCTGCTGTACTTCATCGCGGTCGGCGTGGCCTTCCTCTACGACCGGCGCAAGGGCCGCGGTCGGGAGATCTACGCGGGCCTCGACGACGACGCGATCTCCCCGCTCGAGGAGGAGCGGGTGCCGGTCGGCGCGTCCGACCCGATCGAGTCGCCCACCTCCATCGACGCCCCGGCGCCGGTGGAGAAGCCCATGCCGATCGAACGCCGTTTCGACGACATGACTTAG
- the tatA gene encoding Sec-independent protein translocase subunit TatA, translating to MGALKPWHIIVLVVVLVLLFGAKRLPDAARSLGRSLRIIKAETKGLVDDDNNVAEKAEPQHSRTPLQGEVQQPYQQQGYQQPQQPSAQPYVDPVQRTNDR from the coding sequence ATGGGCGCCCTCAAGCCATGGCACATCATTGTTCTCGTTGTTGTGCTTGTCCTGCTCTTCGGCGCGAAGCGACTGCCCGACGCGGCGCGGTCCCTCGGCCGTTCGCTGCGGATCATCAAGGCGGAGACCAAGGGCCTCGTCGACGACGACAACAACGTCGCGGAGAAGGCTGAGCCGCAGCACAGCCGCACCCCCTTGCAGGGCGAGGTGCAGCAGCCGTACCAGCAGCAGGGCTACCAGCAGCCGCAGCAGCCGTCCGCCCAGCCGTACGTGGACCCGGTGCAGCGCACCAACGACCGCTGA
- a CDS encoding helix-turn-helix transcriptional regulator — translation MSARTPSADRLGRLLNLVPYLLARPGILISEAAADLDVTDKQLREDLELLWVCGLPGYGPGDLIDMAIDGDHVTISHDAGMDKPLRLNPDEALALVVALRMLAETPGIGTRDAIERALAKIENAAGDLADAPVAVKLPANQERLAKVRAAVASGNALRLTYYTPSRDETTDRVVDPMRMLMVGGFNYLEAWCRRAEATRLFRIDRIDAFTELDEPSAPPVGAVPHDVTSGVFHPGPELPLVTLRVGRGGRWITEYYPVEQVVREGPEWLVTMRVTDLGWAQRFLAGQGRDVTVVGPPELLERIRAQAATALGQYAAPHGLAADRPAAG, via the coding sequence ATGAGCGCGCGTACGCCGAGCGCGGACCGGCTCGGGCGGCTGCTGAACCTGGTGCCGTACCTGCTGGCCCGGCCCGGAATCCTGATCTCCGAGGCGGCCGCCGACCTGGACGTCACCGACAAGCAGCTGCGCGAGGACCTGGAGCTGCTCTGGGTGTGCGGGCTGCCCGGCTACGGTCCCGGTGACCTGATCGACATGGCGATCGACGGCGACCACGTGACGATCAGCCACGACGCCGGCATGGACAAGCCGCTGCGGCTCAACCCGGACGAGGCCCTCGCCCTGGTGGTGGCGCTGCGGATGCTCGCCGAGACGCCCGGCATCGGCACCCGGGACGCGATCGAGCGAGCCCTCGCCAAGATCGAGAACGCGGCCGGTGACCTGGCGGACGCCCCGGTGGCCGTCAAGCTGCCGGCGAACCAGGAGCGGCTCGCCAAGGTCCGGGCCGCGGTCGCCTCCGGCAACGCGCTGCGGCTCACCTACTACACCCCGTCGCGGGACGAGACCACCGATCGGGTGGTCGACCCGATGCGGATGCTGATGGTCGGCGGCTTCAACTACCTGGAGGCGTGGTGCCGCCGGGCCGAGGCGACCCGGCTGTTCCGGATCGACCGGATCGACGCGTTCACCGAGCTGGACGAGCCGTCCGCGCCGCCGGTCGGCGCGGTGCCGCACGACGTCACCAGCGGCGTCTTCCACCCCGGCCCGGAGCTGCCGCTGGTCACCCTGCGGGTGGGCCGCGGCGGGCGCTGGATCACCGAGTACTACCCGGTCGAGCAGGTCGTCCGGGAGGGCCCGGAATGGCTGGTCACGATGCGGGTCACCGACCTGGGCTGGGCTCAGCGGTTCCTGGCCGGCCAGGGCCGCGACGTCACCGTGGTGGGCCCGCCCGAGCTGCTGGAACGCATCCGTGCCCAGGCCGCTACCGCCCTCGGCCAGTACGCCGCGCCGCACGGCCTCGCGGCGGACCGTCCGGCGGCCGGATAG
- a CDS encoding helix-turn-helix transcriptional regulator: MSRTRTERLVNLVICLLSTRRFLTAAQIALTVPGYEHDPSDPRDHEAFQRKFERDKAELRELGVPLETGTASIFDQEPGYRIAQREYALPDILLEPDEAAAVGIAARLWQHAGLAAAASSGLAKLRAAGVEVDPQATLGVEPVVTVDPSFGPLTSAARERRAVTFKYRVPEVDEPSSRRLEPWGVVCWRGRWYVVGHDRDRAATRCFRLSRIVGEVKATGRPGAFEPPVGADLISHVARSSGPIARNGRATVTVRPGRAAGLRRMAAEVSPGPDGDRLTISYGDVDWLASRIAGYGPDARADGPPELRDAVIQHLKEMITRHEAPAVPA, translated from the coding sequence GTGTCGCGCACTCGTACCGAGCGCCTGGTGAATCTGGTCATCTGCCTCCTGTCGACGCGGCGGTTCCTGACCGCCGCGCAGATCGCCCTGACCGTGCCCGGTTACGAGCACGACCCGTCGGACCCACGTGACCACGAGGCGTTCCAGCGCAAGTTCGAACGGGACAAGGCCGAGCTGCGTGAGCTGGGCGTGCCCCTGGAGACCGGTACGGCGAGCATCTTCGACCAGGAGCCCGGCTACCGGATCGCCCAGCGGGAGTACGCGCTGCCCGACATCCTCCTGGAGCCGGACGAGGCGGCCGCCGTCGGCATCGCGGCCCGCCTGTGGCAGCACGCCGGCCTGGCCGCCGCGGCGTCGTCCGGGCTGGCCAAGCTGCGGGCCGCCGGCGTCGAGGTGGACCCGCAGGCCACCCTGGGTGTGGAGCCGGTGGTGACCGTCGACCCGTCGTTCGGGCCGCTCACCTCGGCCGCCCGGGAGCGCCGCGCGGTCACCTTCAAGTACCGGGTGCCCGAGGTCGACGAGCCCAGCTCGCGCCGCCTGGAGCCGTGGGGCGTGGTCTGCTGGCGCGGCCGGTGGTACGTGGTGGGCCACGACCGCGACCGGGCCGCCACCCGCTGCTTCCGCCTGTCCCGCATCGTCGGCGAGGTCAAGGCCACCGGCCGCCCGGGCGCTTTCGAGCCGCCCGTCGGCGCGGACCTGATCAGCCACGTGGCCCGCTCGTCCGGGCCGATCGCGCGCAACGGCCGGGCCACCGTGACGGTCCGTCCCGGCCGGGCCGCCGGGCTGCGCCGGATGGCCGCCGAGGTGTCCCCGGGGCCGGACGGCGACCGGCTGACCATCAGCTACGGGGACGTGGACTGGCTGGCCTCGCGGATCGCCGGGTACGGTCCGGACGCCCGCGCCGACGGCCCGCCCGAGCTACGCGACGCCGTCATCCAGCACCTGAAGGAAATGATCACCCGGCACGAGGCCCCGGCGGTGCCGGCATGA
- a CDS encoding DUF3866 family protein, whose protein sequence is MVRWRSGTVQSVRRSWHGAVELEVSTADGPLRALAYPDLVGSPEPGDRVLLNVGALVMGLGTGGYALVVALPDRLPADPAGDGATRDGGHLVKARYTPLQAIRLGVDEEASPYREVLAAAESIDGMPVVTADLHSALPAILAGVHADRPDARVAYLMTDGGALPAWFSRTLDGLRGHLAGTVTTGQAFGGDLEASTVHTGLLAARHVLHADVTIVAQGPGNLGTGTTWGFSGVALGEAVNAVAVLGGRPVGSLRISDGDGRERHRGVSHHSLTAYGKVALVPADLPVPDGLEPGLAALVDAALAPLSGRHRLVRVATAGLDAALRACPVPLSTMGRKLDQDHGYFLAAAAAGRHAASLLA, encoded by the coding sequence ATGGTGCGATGGCGGTCCGGGACGGTCCAGTCGGTGCGGCGCAGCTGGCACGGGGCCGTCGAGCTGGAGGTCAGCACCGCGGACGGCCCGCTGCGTGCCCTCGCCTACCCCGACCTGGTCGGCAGCCCGGAGCCCGGCGACCGGGTGCTGCTCAACGTCGGCGCGCTGGTGATGGGCCTCGGCACCGGGGGGTACGCGCTGGTCGTCGCCCTTCCCGACCGGCTGCCCGCGGATCCGGCCGGCGACGGCGCCACCCGCGACGGCGGACATCTCGTGAAGGCCCGCTACACCCCGTTGCAGGCGATCCGGCTCGGCGTGGACGAGGAGGCGTCGCCGTACCGGGAGGTGCTGGCCGCCGCCGAGTCGATCGACGGGATGCCGGTGGTCACCGCCGACCTGCACTCGGCGCTGCCGGCGATCCTGGCCGGGGTCCACGCCGACCGGCCGGACGCCCGGGTGGCCTACCTGATGACCGACGGCGGGGCGCTGCCGGCCTGGTTCTCCCGCACCCTCGACGGGCTGCGCGGCCATCTGGCCGGGACGGTCACCACGGGCCAGGCGTTCGGCGGCGACCTGGAGGCGAGCACCGTGCACACCGGGCTGCTCGCCGCCCGGCACGTGCTGCACGCCGACGTGACCATCGTCGCCCAGGGGCCGGGCAACCTGGGCACCGGCACCACCTGGGGGTTCTCCGGGGTGGCGCTGGGCGAGGCGGTCAACGCGGTCGCGGTGCTGGGCGGACGGCCGGTCGGCTCACTGCGGATCTCCGACGGCGACGGGCGCGAACGGCACCGGGGCGTGTCGCACCACAGCCTCACGGCGTACGGGAAGGTCGCGCTCGTCCCCGCCGACCTGCCGGTGCCGGACGGCCTGGAGCCCGGACTGGCCGCGCTGGTCGACGCCGCGCTCGCCCCGCTGAGCGGGCGGCACCGCCTGGTCCGCGTCGCCACCGCCGGTCTGGACGCGGCGCTGCGCGCCTGTCCCGTCCCGCTCTCCACGATGGGCCGCAAACTGGACCAGGACCACGGCTACTTCCTGGCCGCCGCGGCCGCGGGCCGTCACGCCGCGTCGTTGCTGGCCTGA